The following proteins are encoded in a genomic region of Takifugu rubripes chromosome 9, fTakRub1.2, whole genome shotgun sequence:
- the atp6v1e1a gene encoding V-type proton ATPase subunit E 1a isoform X1 yields the protein MALTDADVQKQIKHMMAFIEQEAKEKVEEIEAKAEEEFNIEKGRLVQTQRVKIMEYYEKKEKQIEQHKKIQMSNLKNQARLKVLKVRDDMITDLLNEARKRLIDIAKDSARYSELLEGLLLQGFYQLLEPKVTVRCRQQDVDLVQAAINKNIPIYREAVKCDLVVKIDLGRFLPAEIAGGVELYNDNVKIKVSNTLESRAALIAHQMMPEIRVTLFGANPNRKFMD from the exons atggCGCTCACTGATGCGGATGTGCAAAAACAG ATCAAGCATATGATGGCCTTCATTGAGCAAGAAGCCAAAGAAAAGGTTGAGGAAATTGAAGCAAAG GCAGAAGAAGAGTTTAACATTGAGAAGGGACGCCTGGTGCAGACTCAACGTGTCAAAATAATGGAATACTatgagaagaaggagaagcagaTCGAACAGCATAAAAAAAT CCAAATGTCCAACTTGAAGAACCAAGCGCGACTGAAGGTGCTAAAAGTCCGCGATGACATGATCACG GATTTGTTGAACGAGGCTCGTAAAAGACTCATAGATATTGCCAAGGACTCAGCACGGTATTCTGAACTGTTGGAGGGCCTTCTTCTTCAG GGGTTCTATCAGCTGCTGGAACCTAAAGTTACTGTTCGCTGTCGACAGCAGGATGTAGACCTTGTTCAG GCTGCCATCAATAAGAACATCCCAATCTACAGAGAAGCAGTGAAGTGTGACTTAGTTGTCAAGATTGACCTTGGACGGTTTCTTCCAGCAGAAAT TGCTGGTGGAGTTGAGTTGTATAATGATAATGTGAAGATAAAAGTATCTAACACTCTGGAGAGCCGGGCAGCACTCATTGCTCATCAG ATGATGCCTGAGATCAGAGTAACCTTGTTTGGTGCCAATCCCAACCGCAAGTTTATGGATTGA
- the atp6v1e1a gene encoding V-type proton ATPase subunit E 1a isoform X2: protein MALTDADVQKQIKHMMAFIEQEAKEKVEEIEAKAEEEFNIEKGRLVQTQRVKIMEYYEKKEKQIEQHKKIQMSNLKNQARLKDLLNEARKRLIDIAKDSARYSELLEGLLLQGFYQLLEPKVTVRCRQQDVDLVQAAINKNIPIYREAVKCDLVVKIDLGRFLPAEIAGGVELYNDNVKIKVSNTLESRAALIAHQMMPEIRVTLFGANPNRKFMD from the exons atggCGCTCACTGATGCGGATGTGCAAAAACAG ATCAAGCATATGATGGCCTTCATTGAGCAAGAAGCCAAAGAAAAGGTTGAGGAAATTGAAGCAAAG GCAGAAGAAGAGTTTAACATTGAGAAGGGACGCCTGGTGCAGACTCAACGTGTCAAAATAATGGAATACTatgagaagaaggagaagcagaTCGAACAGCATAAAAAAAT CCAAATGTCCAACTTGAAGAACCAAGCGCGACTGAAG GATTTGTTGAACGAGGCTCGTAAAAGACTCATAGATATTGCCAAGGACTCAGCACGGTATTCTGAACTGTTGGAGGGCCTTCTTCTTCAG GGGTTCTATCAGCTGCTGGAACCTAAAGTTACTGTTCGCTGTCGACAGCAGGATGTAGACCTTGTTCAG GCTGCCATCAATAAGAACATCCCAATCTACAGAGAAGCAGTGAAGTGTGACTTAGTTGTCAAGATTGACCTTGGACGGTTTCTTCCAGCAGAAAT TGCTGGTGGAGTTGAGTTGTATAATGATAATGTGAAGATAAAAGTATCTAACACTCTGGAGAGCCGGGCAGCACTCATTGCTCATCAG ATGATGCCTGAGATCAGAGTAACCTTGTTTGGTGCCAATCCCAACCGCAAGTTTATGGATTGA
- the slc25a18 gene encoding mitochondrial glutamate carrier 1 isoform X2, with the protein MAEKKVSLPAKLINGGVAGLVGVTCVFPIDLAKTRLQNQQGVQIYKGMLDCLAKTVHTEGYFGCYRGAAVNLTLVTPEKAIKLAANDVFRQMLSKDGYLPLWGEVLAGCGAGTCQVVVTTPMEMLKIQLQDAGRLTQRPVPTPAQASAGPAPSLAAPPPSRPSPSTRPSAMGITMELLKTHGLAGLYRGAGATLMRDVPFSMIYFPLFANLNALGQEGGGNVQARAPLWQSFMSGCVAGSVAAVAVTPLDVIKTRLQTLQKGEGEDTYKGIIDCTRRIMMREGPSAFLKGATCRALVIAPLFGIAQGVYFLGVGEAVLGLLE; encoded by the exons ATGGCAGAGAAGAAGGTTAG CCTCCCTGCTAAGCTGATTAATGGGGGTGTGGCAGGCCTGGTTGGTGTTACATGTGTCTTTCCTATTGACTTGGCCAAGACCCGCCTTCAGAACCAGCAGGGCGTTCAAATCTACAAGGGAAT gCTGGATTGCTTGGCTAAGACGGTGCACACAGAGGGTTATTTCGGATGCTACAGAG gtgcAGCAGTAAACCTCACTCTTGTCACGCCAGAAAAAGCCATTAAGCTGGCTGCTAATGACGTCTTCAGACAGATGCTCTCTAAGGATGG ATATCTGCCACTGTGGGGGGAGGTGCTGGCAGGGTGTGGAGCAGGTACCTGTCAGGTGGTGGTCACCACACCCATGGAGATGCTTAAGATCCAGCTGCAAGATGCTGGAAGGCTCA CCCAGAGACCTGTTCCGACTCCAGCTCAGGCCAGTGCTGGTCCAGCTCCATCAttggcagctcctccaccctccagaCCGTCTCCCTCAACTAGACCTTCAGCTATGGGCATCACAATGGAGCTGTTGAAGACACATGGACTGGCAGGCCTctacaggggagcaggagccACCTTAATGAG GGATGTCCCATTTTCGATGATCTACTTCCCACTGTTCGCCAATCTAAATGCACTGGGACAAGAAGGAGGGGGTAACGTTCAGGCCCGGGCACCTTTGTGGCAGTCGTTCATGTCAGGCTGCGTTGCCGGATCAGTGGCAGCTGTGGCTGTAACCCCATTGGATG TGATAAAGACACGTTTGCAGACTTTGCAAAAGGGTGAAGGAGAAGACACGTACAAAGGAATTATTGATTGCACACG GCGCATCATGATGCGGGAGGGCCCATCGGCATTCCTGAAGGGAGCAACATGTCGTGCACTGGTTATTGCACCTCTTTTTGGAATTGCACAGGGGGTCTACTTCCTAGGGGTAGGGGAAGCAGTGCTGGGATTGCTGGAATAG
- the slc25a18 gene encoding mitochondrial glutamate carrier 1 isoform X1, with product MAEKKVSLPAKLINGGVAGLVGVTCVFPIDLAKTRLQNQQGVQIYKGMLDCLAKTVHTEGYFGCYRGAAVNLTLVTPEKAIKLAANDVFRQMLSKDGYLPLWGEVLAGCGAGTCQVVVTTPMEMLKIQLQDAGRLIAQRPVPTPAQASAGPAPSLAAPPPSRPSPSTRPSAMGITMELLKTHGLAGLYRGAGATLMRDVPFSMIYFPLFANLNALGQEGGGNVQARAPLWQSFMSGCVAGSVAAVAVTPLDVIKTRLQTLQKGEGEDTYKGIIDCTRRIMMREGPSAFLKGATCRALVIAPLFGIAQGVYFLGVGEAVLGLLE from the exons ATGGCAGAGAAGAAGGTTAG CCTCCCTGCTAAGCTGATTAATGGGGGTGTGGCAGGCCTGGTTGGTGTTACATGTGTCTTTCCTATTGACTTGGCCAAGACCCGCCTTCAGAACCAGCAGGGCGTTCAAATCTACAAGGGAAT gCTGGATTGCTTGGCTAAGACGGTGCACACAGAGGGTTATTTCGGATGCTACAGAG gtgcAGCAGTAAACCTCACTCTTGTCACGCCAGAAAAAGCCATTAAGCTGGCTGCTAATGACGTCTTCAGACAGATGCTCTCTAAGGATGG ATATCTGCCACTGTGGGGGGAGGTGCTGGCAGGGTGTGGAGCAGGTACCTGTCAGGTGGTGGTCACCACACCCATGGAGATGCTTAAGATCCAGCTGCAAGATGCTGGAAGGCTCA TAGCCCAGAGACCTGTTCCGACTCCAGCTCAGGCCAGTGCTGGTCCAGCTCCATCAttggcagctcctccaccctccagaCCGTCTCCCTCAACTAGACCTTCAGCTATGGGCATCACAATGGAGCTGTTGAAGACACATGGACTGGCAGGCCTctacaggggagcaggagccACCTTAATGAG GGATGTCCCATTTTCGATGATCTACTTCCCACTGTTCGCCAATCTAAATGCACTGGGACAAGAAGGAGGGGGTAACGTTCAGGCCCGGGCACCTTTGTGGCAGTCGTTCATGTCAGGCTGCGTTGCCGGATCAGTGGCAGCTGTGGCTGTAACCCCATTGGATG TGATAAAGACACGTTTGCAGACTTTGCAAAAGGGTGAAGGAGAAGACACGTACAAAGGAATTATTGATTGCACACG GCGCATCATGATGCGGGAGGGCCCATCGGCATTCCTGAAGGGAGCAACATGTCGTGCACTGGTTATTGCACCTCTTTTTGGAATTGCACAGGGGGTCTACTTCCTAGGGGTAGGGGAAGCAGTGCTGGGATTGCTGGAATAG